One stretch of Juglans microcarpa x Juglans regia isolate MS1-56 chromosome 3D, Jm3101_v1.0, whole genome shotgun sequence DNA includes these proteins:
- the LOC121255564 gene encoding receptor-like serine/threonine-protein kinase SD1-8 isoform X2, whose product MFFEKSYSDTISVGQSLKVGESRLSKGGKFEIGFFTGLPSKIFLGSCHKNFDVKDIVWVANRENPLSDPSSLSLEFSEDRNLVLLESSSKTPFWSTNLTDTLPNSTEAVLLDDGNFVVRDGSNPSTIFWKSFDHPTNVWLPGAKLGIDKITGKAKQFVSWKSLKDPAPGLFSFGLDPSGSSQLILQWNRSQVYWSTGVWNEKSFSLAPDMVMNDINFSFVSDENESYFTYSVGNNYSRYMFVLEPSGQIQLLMTWSDSPWNWTVTWSRPESPSEVYALCGKFGVYQENFSNPCACLKGFEGFPIEDRAQDDWSGGCVRKSPLQCENGTHANGKKDWFLKVPNVRLPINPKAYPAANAKRCEFACMNDCSCPAYAHNSSGCMIWEGGLLNLQQLSDGREAGQDIYLRLAADELQSTKRNRWKVWLVAVLVPATGIISLCLCIYFSRQGKRKAQGEVQEKATSNDLLLFHFNTELSGMKDVELPLFSYESVSAATNNFSTENKLGRGGFGPVYKGKLLNGEEIAVKMLSKRSGQGLEEFRNEATLIAKLQHTNLVRLLGCCVEQDEKILIYEYMPNKSLDSYLFDADPIKKKMLDWGIRMRIIEGIAQGLLYLHQYSRLRIIHRDLKPSNILLDGEMNSKISDFGMARIVGDNATQADTNRIVGTYGYMSPEYAMEGRYSIKSDVFSFGVLLLEILSGKKNKGFNSSESFGLLIYAWELWREYRSLELMDLTIGYPSSTSMMLKFINIGLLCVQEKPADRPTMSDVVSMISNEHTPLPVPKQPAFTIGGNSMDTNSTTSSAEDCSVNDVTVSIMEAR is encoded by the exons ATGTTTTTCGAGAAAA GTTATAGTGATACCATTTCGGTAGGTCAGTCACTGAAAGTGGGCGAGAGCAGATTATCTAAAGGTGGCAAATTTGAAATCGGATTTTTCACAGGCCTTCCTTCAAAAATCTTTCTGGGCTCATGTCATAAGAATTTTGATGTCAAGGACATTGTTTGGGTAGCAAATAGAGAAAACCCTTTGTCCGACCCATCTTCTTTAAGCCTCGAGTTCTCAGAAGATCGTAATCTAGTTCTGCTTGAAAGTTCATCCAAAACACCATTTTGGTCGACAAATTTGACGGATACCCTTCCAAACTCCACTGAAGCAGTACTTCTAGACGATGGAAATTTTGTTGTAAGAGATGGCTCGAATCCTTCCACCATATTTTGGAAGAGTTTCGACCATCCAACCAATGTATGGTTGCCAGGTGCGAAGCTTGGGATCGATAAGATTACTGGAAAAGCGAAGCAGTTTGTTTCATGGAAAAGTTTAAAAGATCCTGCACCGGGTCTGTTCTCGTTCGGGTTAGACCCAAGTGGAAGCAGCCAATTAATCTTACAGTGGAACAGGTCCCAAGTGTATTGGAGTACTGGAGTTTGGAATGAAAAATCTTTCAGCTTGGCTCCTGATATGGTGATGAATGATATCAACTTTAGTTTTGTGTCAGATGAAAATGAAAGCTATTTTACTTATTCTGTTGGAAATAATTATTCCAGATATATGTTTGTCCTTGAGCCTTCAGGACAGATCCAGCTACTCATGACGTGGTCGGATAGCCCTTGGAATTGGACTGTAACTTGGTCTCGACCGGAAAGCCCGTCGGAAGTCTATGCTTTATGTGGTAAATTTGGCGTGTATCAGGAAAACTTCTCAAACCCCTGTGCATGTCTAAAAGGTTTTGAAGGATTTCCGATTGAAGACAGAGCCCAAGATGATTGGTCAGGTGGATGTGTGAGGAAATCCCCTTTGCAATGTGAGAATGGTACGCATGCTAATGGCAAAAAAGATTGGTTCCTGAAAGTACCGAATGTCAGATTGCCTATTAATCCAAAAGCATACCCGGCAGCGAATGCTAAAAGGTGTGAATTTGCTTGCATGAATGATTGCTCTTGCCCTGCTTATGCACACAACAGCAGCGGATGTATGATATGGGAAGGAGGGCTTTTGAACTTACAGCAACTTTCAGATGGTCGCGAGGCCGGACAAGATATCTATCTCAGGCTTGCTGCTGATGAGCTTCAAAGTACCAAAC GCAACCGCTGGAAAGTATGGCTTGTAGCCGTGCTGGTCCCTGCAACAGGGATAATTAGCTTATGCCTCTGCATTTATTTTTCACGCCAGGGAAAGCGCAAAGCCCAAG GAGAGGTCCAAGAGAAGGCTACGAGCAATGATCTActgttatttcattttaatactGAACTCAGTGGAATGAAGGATGTTGAGTTACCACTATTCAGTTATGAGAGTGTATCAGCTGCGACTAATAATTTCTCAACCGAGAATAAGCTTGGACGAGGAGGTTTTGGACCAGTCTACAAG ggaaagttacttaatGGGGAGGAAATTGCAGTGAAAATGCTTTCAAAAAGATCAGGACAGGGGCTTGAGGAATTCAGAAATGAGGCAACACTAATTGCAAAACTCCAGCATACAAATCTTGTCAGACTCTTGGGTTGCTGTGTGGAGCAAGATGAAAAGATATTGATATACGAGTATATGCCCAATAAGAGTCTGGATTCCTACCTTTTTG ATGCTGATCCCATCAAGAAAAAGATGTTGGATTGGGGTATACGCATGCGCATTATTGAAGGGATTGCTCAAGGGCTTCTTTATCTTCATCAATATTCAAGGCTACGAATTATACATAGAGATTTAAAACCCAGTAACATTCTCTTGGATGGTGAAATGAATTCGAAAATATCGGATTTTGGCATGGCACGAATAGTTGGAGATAATGCAACACAAGCAGACACAAATAGGATCGTTGGAACTTA TGGCTACATGTCTCCGGAATATGCTATGGAAGGTCGATACTCAATAAAGTCTGATGTATTTAGTTTTGGAGTACTGTTACTAGAGATTTTGAGTGGCAAGAAGAATAAAGGCTTCAATAGCAGCGAGTCATTCGGTCTTCTCATATAT GCTTGGGAGTTGTGGAGAGAATATCGAAGTTTAGAATTGATGGATCTTACAATTGGTTATCCTTCTTCAACTTCCATGATGTTGAAATTCATCAACATCGGGCTTCTTTGTGTTCAAGAGAAACCAGCCGACCGACCTACCATGAGTGATGTAGTCTCAATGATTAGCAATGAACATACACCTCTACCAGTACCAAAGCAACCTGCTTTTACCATAGGCGGGAATTCGATGGACACAAATTCAACAACTAGCAGTGCAGAGGATTGCTCAGTAAACGATGTAACTGTTTCGATTATGGAAGCTCGATGA
- the LOC121255564 gene encoding receptor-like serine/threonine-protein kinase SD1-8 isoform X1, whose product MGTDTTPPRLFFLLVLVLSHCIACFSDAGYSDTISVGQSLKVGESRLSKGGKFEIGFFTGLPSKIFLGSCHKNFDVKDIVWVANRENPLSDPSSLSLEFSEDRNLVLLESSSKTPFWSTNLTDTLPNSTEAVLLDDGNFVVRDGSNPSTIFWKSFDHPTNVWLPGAKLGIDKITGKAKQFVSWKSLKDPAPGLFSFGLDPSGSSQLILQWNRSQVYWSTGVWNEKSFSLAPDMVMNDINFSFVSDENESYFTYSVGNNYSRYMFVLEPSGQIQLLMTWSDSPWNWTVTWSRPESPSEVYALCGKFGVYQENFSNPCACLKGFEGFPIEDRAQDDWSGGCVRKSPLQCENGTHANGKKDWFLKVPNVRLPINPKAYPAANAKRCEFACMNDCSCPAYAHNSSGCMIWEGGLLNLQQLSDGREAGQDIYLRLAADELQSTKRNRWKVWLVAVLVPATGIISLCLCIYFSRQGKRKAQGEVQEKATSNDLLLFHFNTELSGMKDVELPLFSYESVSAATNNFSTENKLGRGGFGPVYKGKLLNGEEIAVKMLSKRSGQGLEEFRNEATLIAKLQHTNLVRLLGCCVEQDEKILIYEYMPNKSLDSYLFDADPIKKKMLDWGIRMRIIEGIAQGLLYLHQYSRLRIIHRDLKPSNILLDGEMNSKISDFGMARIVGDNATQADTNRIVGTYGYMSPEYAMEGRYSIKSDVFSFGVLLLEILSGKKNKGFNSSESFGLLIYAWELWREYRSLELMDLTIGYPSSTSMMLKFINIGLLCVQEKPADRPTMSDVVSMISNEHTPLPVPKQPAFTIGGNSMDTNSTTSSAEDCSVNDVTVSIMEAR is encoded by the exons ATGGGTACCGATACGACTCCGCCTCGGCTATTCTTTCTTCTGGTTCTAGTCCTGTCTCATTGCATAGCATGCTTCTCCGATGCAGGTTATAGTGATACCATTTCGGTAGGTCAGTCACTGAAAGTGGGCGAGAGCAGATTATCTAAAGGTGGCAAATTTGAAATCGGATTTTTCACAGGCCTTCCTTCAAAAATCTTTCTGGGCTCATGTCATAAGAATTTTGATGTCAAGGACATTGTTTGGGTAGCAAATAGAGAAAACCCTTTGTCCGACCCATCTTCTTTAAGCCTCGAGTTCTCAGAAGATCGTAATCTAGTTCTGCTTGAAAGTTCATCCAAAACACCATTTTGGTCGACAAATTTGACGGATACCCTTCCAAACTCCACTGAAGCAGTACTTCTAGACGATGGAAATTTTGTTGTAAGAGATGGCTCGAATCCTTCCACCATATTTTGGAAGAGTTTCGACCATCCAACCAATGTATGGTTGCCAGGTGCGAAGCTTGGGATCGATAAGATTACTGGAAAAGCGAAGCAGTTTGTTTCATGGAAAAGTTTAAAAGATCCTGCACCGGGTCTGTTCTCGTTCGGGTTAGACCCAAGTGGAAGCAGCCAATTAATCTTACAGTGGAACAGGTCCCAAGTGTATTGGAGTACTGGAGTTTGGAATGAAAAATCTTTCAGCTTGGCTCCTGATATGGTGATGAATGATATCAACTTTAGTTTTGTGTCAGATGAAAATGAAAGCTATTTTACTTATTCTGTTGGAAATAATTATTCCAGATATATGTTTGTCCTTGAGCCTTCAGGACAGATCCAGCTACTCATGACGTGGTCGGATAGCCCTTGGAATTGGACTGTAACTTGGTCTCGACCGGAAAGCCCGTCGGAAGTCTATGCTTTATGTGGTAAATTTGGCGTGTATCAGGAAAACTTCTCAAACCCCTGTGCATGTCTAAAAGGTTTTGAAGGATTTCCGATTGAAGACAGAGCCCAAGATGATTGGTCAGGTGGATGTGTGAGGAAATCCCCTTTGCAATGTGAGAATGGTACGCATGCTAATGGCAAAAAAGATTGGTTCCTGAAAGTACCGAATGTCAGATTGCCTATTAATCCAAAAGCATACCCGGCAGCGAATGCTAAAAGGTGTGAATTTGCTTGCATGAATGATTGCTCTTGCCCTGCTTATGCACACAACAGCAGCGGATGTATGATATGGGAAGGAGGGCTTTTGAACTTACAGCAACTTTCAGATGGTCGCGAGGCCGGACAAGATATCTATCTCAGGCTTGCTGCTGATGAGCTTCAAAGTACCAAAC GCAACCGCTGGAAAGTATGGCTTGTAGCCGTGCTGGTCCCTGCAACAGGGATAATTAGCTTATGCCTCTGCATTTATTTTTCACGCCAGGGAAAGCGCAAAGCCCAAG GAGAGGTCCAAGAGAAGGCTACGAGCAATGATCTActgttatttcattttaatactGAACTCAGTGGAATGAAGGATGTTGAGTTACCACTATTCAGTTATGAGAGTGTATCAGCTGCGACTAATAATTTCTCAACCGAGAATAAGCTTGGACGAGGAGGTTTTGGACCAGTCTACAAG ggaaagttacttaatGGGGAGGAAATTGCAGTGAAAATGCTTTCAAAAAGATCAGGACAGGGGCTTGAGGAATTCAGAAATGAGGCAACACTAATTGCAAAACTCCAGCATACAAATCTTGTCAGACTCTTGGGTTGCTGTGTGGAGCAAGATGAAAAGATATTGATATACGAGTATATGCCCAATAAGAGTCTGGATTCCTACCTTTTTG ATGCTGATCCCATCAAGAAAAAGATGTTGGATTGGGGTATACGCATGCGCATTATTGAAGGGATTGCTCAAGGGCTTCTTTATCTTCATCAATATTCAAGGCTACGAATTATACATAGAGATTTAAAACCCAGTAACATTCTCTTGGATGGTGAAATGAATTCGAAAATATCGGATTTTGGCATGGCACGAATAGTTGGAGATAATGCAACACAAGCAGACACAAATAGGATCGTTGGAACTTA TGGCTACATGTCTCCGGAATATGCTATGGAAGGTCGATACTCAATAAAGTCTGATGTATTTAGTTTTGGAGTACTGTTACTAGAGATTTTGAGTGGCAAGAAGAATAAAGGCTTCAATAGCAGCGAGTCATTCGGTCTTCTCATATAT GCTTGGGAGTTGTGGAGAGAATATCGAAGTTTAGAATTGATGGATCTTACAATTGGTTATCCTTCTTCAACTTCCATGATGTTGAAATTCATCAACATCGGGCTTCTTTGTGTTCAAGAGAAACCAGCCGACCGACCTACCATGAGTGATGTAGTCTCAATGATTAGCAATGAACATACACCTCTACCAGTACCAAAGCAACCTGCTTTTACCATAGGCGGGAATTCGATGGACACAAATTCAACAACTAGCAGTGCAGAGGATTGCTCAGTAAACGATGTAACTGTTTCGATTATGGAAGCTCGATGA
- the LOC121255565 gene encoding protein DETOXIFICATION 46, chloroplastic-like, which translates to MQLKTLAPPSHTPVRSPTIRQLCRPSTFFNNQLLSRRVPNSITLPSICFSPVKNRRNRTLIACISSHSHELLEDKFEGTSEDDGNVPTVSSSSTEEVVAEVVASKRQELASQSIWNQMKEIVTFSGPATGLWICGPLMSLISTAVIGRGSSTELAALGPGTVFCDNMNLLFMFLSIATSNMVATSLAKRDKDGVQHQISILLFVGLTCGTLMLLFTQFLGPWALTAFAGPKNVHMVPVASKYVQIRGLAWPAVLFGLVAQSASLGMKDSLGPLKALVVASAVNGIGHVVLCSMLHYGITGAAWATMASQLVAAYMMIETLNKKGYSAFAISVPSPNEFLQIFAIAAPVFITMFSKVAFYSLMTYFATAMGTSTVAAHQVMIQTYGMCVVWGEPLSQTAQSFMPELLNGADRSLEKARMLLKSLVIIGAILGLTIGNIGMSVPWLLPQMFTTDLNVIQEMHKVLILFFLSLAITPCTHSLEGTLLAGRDLKFISLSMSGCFSLGALLLLLVRGSGLTGCWLALVGFQWARFFLALRRLLSPNGMLSSEDMSQYRLGKLKAA; encoded by the exons ATGCAGCTCAAGACCCTAGCTCCCCCGTCCCACACTCCAGTCCGAAGCCCCACTATCCGACAACTCTGTCGCCCTTCAACCTTCTTCAACAACCAGTTATTATCTAGGCGAGTCCCCAACTCTATCACTCTGCCGAGTATTTGTTTCTCTCCGGTAAAGAATCGTCGCAATCGGACACTAATCGCTTGCATTAGTAGTCATAGCCATGAACTTCTCGAAGATAAGTTTGAAGGAACTAGCGAAGACGATGGCAATGTTCCTACGGTTTCGTCAAGCTCAACCGAAGAAGTAGTGGCGGAGGTCGTGGCGTCGAAGCGGCAGGAGTTGGCGAGTCAGAGCATATGGAACCAAATGAAGGAGATCGTGACGTTTTCTGGGCCCGCCACGGGGCTCTGGATCTGTGGCCCGTTGATGAGTCTCATCTCCACGGCTGTGATCGGTCGGGGAAGCTCGACGGAGCTTGCTGCTTTAG GTCCTGGAACGGTCTTTTGTGATAATATGAATCTCTTGTTCATGTTCCTTTCAATTGCCACCTCAAATATGGTTGCCACTTCGCTTGCCAAACGG GATAAAGACGGAGTGCAGCATCAAATATCTATCTTGCTCTTTGTAGGGCTGACTTGTGGGACTTTGATGCTTTTGTTTACGCAGTTCCTGGGTCCATGGGCACTGACTG CTTTTGCTGGGCCAAAGAATGTGCATATGGTACCAGTTGCAAGTAAATATGTCCAG ATTCGAGGCTTAGCATGGCCTGCAGTTCTTTTTGGGTTGGTTGCTCAAAGTGCAAG TCTTGGCATGAAAGATTCCTTGGGACCCCTTAAAGCTTTGGTGGTAGCTAGTGCTGTTAATGGAATTGGTCATGTAGTCCTGTGCAGTATGTTACACTATGGTATCACTGGCGCAGCTTGGGCAACAATGGCATCACAG CTTGTTGCAGCATATATGATGATTGAAACTCTGAACAAGAAGGGATATAGTGCTTTCGCTATCTCTGTTCCATCACCCAATGAATTTCTGCAGATATTTGCAATTGCCGCTCCAGTGTTTATAACAATGTTCTCAAAG GTGGCTTTCTATTCTCTCATGACATATTTCGCTACAGCTATGGGCACAAGTACAGTGGCGGCTCATCAG GTCATGATTCAAACGTATGGTATGTGTGTGGTGTGGGGTGAGCCTCTCTCTCAAACTGCACAATCATTCATGCCAGAGTTACTGAATGGAGCTGACCGAAGTCTGGAGAAG GCTCGAATGCTGCTAAAGTCACTGGTGATAATTGGAGCTATACTTGGATTAACAATAGGGAATATTGGAATGTCTGTTCCTTGGTTGCTTCCCCAAATGTTTACAACTGATCTTAATGTCATACAAGAG ATGCACAAAGTATTGAttctgttctttctttcattggCTATAACACCCTGTACTCATAGCCTGGAGGGGACATTGCTG GCTGGACGGGATCTCAAATTTATTAGCTTATCAATGAGCGGATGCTTTTCTTTGGGTGCTCTTCTCCTTCTG CTTGTAAGAGGATCCGGCTTGACAGGTTGCTGGCTTGCACTCGTCGGATTTCAATGG GCCCGGTTTTTCCTTGCTCTCCGGCGTCTTCTTTCTCCTAATGGCATGCTGTCCTCCGAAGATATGAGCCAGTACAGACTGGGGAAGCTTAAAGCTGCTTAG